The following is a genomic window from Onychomys torridus chromosome 13, mOncTor1.1, whole genome shotgun sequence.
TTTCATGGACTCCTCTACTCTTTCAAAAATACTATGTTTCTTGAGCAAGTATGGCTAAAGAGTACAGCAGATACCTAAAGACTCATTTCTTTCAAAATCATAGAACATATCAGCTTAACTCAGTAGTAATAAAGAGATGAGCTGACCTGAAATGCAATAACTAGGAAGCTAAGTACATGACCATATCCAAATATTCTCCTTttggtgtggtagtacacacctttattcccagcactttggaggcagaggcatgctgaTCTCgatgaatctgaggccagtctagtctacagagggagtcagGACTGATAGCATTACATAgtgagagattgtctcaaaaatactTTAAGATTATAATATGAAATTTTCACTTTTAGTCTAAAAATATAGTCTAAAAATAAGTTTGTTAGTGGGGCTCCCTGGCTCCCTGTGGATTACTAGCTGTGTCTCCTCTGACAACTCACCTGAGCACTTTGCTTCTAGTTCTCTTATTATATGTGGGAAGGAAGGGGGCTGCTTACACCAGCACTGAAGCTAGAGTGGCTGGAGGAATTACACAGATGAATATATGCAAAACTTTTAAAGAGTGCCTGATGCACAGTAAATATGGAAACATGTTCTGTATGATAATGATACTGTTAGTAATTATAATTGAGGAGGAATTTTCCTTAAGGTAGGATTAAACTGAGTTTACTTTGGTCTAAAGTTCCCAGGTGGGTAAAGTCTACTGATTAGTATTTTCTGAAATAGTAGACCACACTGAGGATGTTGGCTGCAGGCAAGGCTCTGCTACTCCACATGCCAGGGAGGCCCAGGACTGAAGATCCCCAAGATGCCaaaggagaggccacagcaggggGATGCTCACTACCACCCAGCCTATTTGTCTCCAATTCTGATAACTCCTCCAGATACACATCAAAGCTGCTCTGatatttaaaattctgtgtaCCTGCATATATGTGGCACTTTGctaaatactatttattttaaaggataGAGAATAAGTTCTCACAAAACGCAagattttccccctttttctaaTTATGAAGGGCAGCCAAGTAGTTCTTGACTTGCTGGGGAATATTTTATAGACTGTGAAGTTGGAGAAGATAGCATGAGGCCTCACATTTCCATCGACTTAATGGGTATTTCCAAACACACATGAGGAAATCAGAAAATGGGGTATTTTGTACCTATACATCCTGTTACAGGTTGTAGTAGTCTCTGGGGGCAATCATAGCAATCATGCCTACGCATAGGCGGTTTCCAGTTAAGTAACTGTGGTTTCAGATTCATTTCCAGCTTACCTTATAGGAATTCCAGACAGGAATAGCACATGAAGAGTCTTACCAGCTACTGCCCAGTATTAAAGCAAATAGGTACTTGAGGGCTTCTTCAGAGGATGTGTAATCACATCTCATGTGTACTGATCTTAAAATGGGAAAGTTGGGCATCTGCAAGGTTGAGTCTGGACTAGTTCCCTTGCCTTTCCATTAATGAAATTATTTGTCCAGTGGTGCGTCGCATGGATTGCTGTATACAAGCAGATACTATGAATGTGAACTTGAGTCGGTCCACAAAAGAGGACAGTTTGAGGCAGATGCATGAAGCAGGTTCTTAAATACAACAACAGATCTAGGATGGTGACTGGCTTCATTGGCTCTGACAAAGTCATCTAAAGGAGAGGGTCTATAGTAGGTTGTTATTCAGTGAGAAAGGTCAAAGCCAGTCTATTGAATGCATGGCTGTGCATGGTATCTGCCTTGGAGTCTATTTGAGAAAGGGGTGAAGAGTGACCATTAGTTATGTAGGCAGAAAAAGTCAGAAAAGGACAAGTGGAGCTGTCCTCTCTTAGCCAAGGCAGGTGTGCTCCGAACTCCCCTGTGGATGCCTGAAGGTACAGGGAGTACCTAACTCTGTATAGGTTACTCTTTTCCCCTTCATGCCTACATACCAATGGtgaagtttaatttataaattagacaTAGTAAGGGATTAAGaataactaataaaaagaaaacactcatgAAAATACACTGTAATAAAATGTATGGCAATGTGTTATCACTTACTCTTTCTCTTAAAACACCTTGTTGGAATGCACTCACCTTTTTTCTAATAATGTTAGCTCCATGAGATGAAGTGAGGTCACATTACAGGTTTGTGATGTAACCCAAGACTATCACTTGAAGGCACTTAAACACGAACACTGTTGTCCCAGGaaagtcaagttgataaccacaATGGCTCCCACTGGTAGGAGCATAAACAATGTGGGTGTGCTGGTTAAAGGGTTGATTGAGATTTCAGGTTAAATAGAGAGGAAGTGAGAAATTACATCCTAGAATGTTGCACAATTTAAAACGTATGCGTTGTTTATTTCTGAAAGTTTCTGTTTAGTATTTTCACACTGTGGTGCAAAAGGGTTGGTAGTTGGGACTCCAAAACGTAAAACCACAGGCACAGTGGCATCATGTCATAGCAAATGTCACAGAGTGACTATTGGGGAGAACACTGCATTATCCTTCTCTCTCCTTACTTCTCCACCAGTAAAGGTTTTGTGTATATTTAAATAGGGCATACAAATATGTCCCCTCCCCCAGTGTATGAGAAATGCTAATACCAGagagtattttcatttttcctttccagaGCTATAAAAGTGTGTGGGGGAgaggtttaaaaatatatttttgctgttttcattatttcttatttccACTTAGGAATGCTGCTTTTGTAGCAGGTGCTGTCTAAAATGAGCTTTGAGTGATGTGAGAATAAAtgtttatcttttctcttttatctttctcAGAAAAAGATAATTTCAAGGTCTCTAAGTTGCTAGGAACCCACTGTACCCAGTACTGAACactttaatttatataatttagatTACTCGGCTAGGGGTATGGTCTAGAGGCATAAAGAAATGGGGTGGAAAGTAGGCAAAGGTTGGTGTGCAGAGTTGAATACTGCTGCTGATGTGGCCTCACTGCAGTTCCCCCACTCATGTGAGATGTGGAGGAGATAGGGCGGGTGTGTGCAGAGTGAAGCAATTTATGAATACTCAGCCATGAAATGGAAAATCAAAATGAGACACGTATGACTATAAGGATCTCGGTCTATTAATATTCAAATATTAAGACCTAGCTTTCTTTGCAAGACAGCTGAATATTTACTGATCAAAAACGATAGTGTAGGAAGAGAAACatatttaagaaaaacatttccacAGGATTTGATTGACATGTGGTTTGCTTAAGTCAGGGTAGTAGTTAACTAATTAAAATGTACTTCTCATCTGAATGTGTCTTTAAATTTAAGATCCCTTGGAAAAAATTTCCAAAGTGCATTACAACTTTTCATAAGGGTGACACATGGTCCTATTTTCCAAAGACTTTGATTTAATATTTGAATGCAATGGCATTTGACTTTGTTAGTACAGAGTATTTAAACTTAAGAAGAAAATACCTTAATTTGCTTATGCATAAGCCTATTAAAAACATTTCTGGGGGCTCTTGTTATGTTTATTCTCTAGAACATAACCTGTCTTTGAAGTGGTATATTAGTTCTTAAAAAGTTATTCCCAAGCTGAATAATTAGACTGCAAACCAAAGCTATTCTTAGAGTGCATTCCACACAGAAAGCGCTGCACATGGAGCTTTGATTCAAGTAATATTCTTATAAAACTGTTATTGTTAGAGCTCTATATTCAGAACGGCAACTCTTGGTTTTGATGATTATTCCATCCTGAAACAATTGCCCCCTTTCCAATTAAAGCAGAATTAAGAGCACATTTCTATCTGATGATGTTTAGAAATGAAGACCTGCTTGGTTGTGCTCATTTGTCTCTTCTTGGGGGTTCaacctccttcctccccccagacccccccacaaaaagaaaagaaagcaaatcaaTCCCCTGAAGCTTTTCCTGGAAGAGAAAggtggcttttgttgttttgatctTAGCATGTTGTGCATTTTTGCTGGCTGTTAATAAAAAAGCCAGAGCTTCATCTGTTTTTCTGCTCTATTGTTATATTGTAAATCACAGAATGCCTCCAGATCGATAGTAAAATGCCTATGCCCAAACATTTCAGAATGGATTCATCATCACAGTAGATAGTGAGATCCATGAGGATAATAAGACCACCACCCAGTCATCTGATGCATGTGCCACAGACTGCTAAAATGCGAACATGGTTGATGATAGATGCCAGGATTTGGATACATAGTTCTCTCCATTTTTGACCCCCTTATTTTACATGCAAGAGGCTTTCTTGGTTAATGTAACAGCTGGCTAGATTATTGCTTCCATGGTATAAGTCACAATGCCAAAACAGCCCTTTCTCCAACATTTAAAAGCACATCAAGTTGTTTACATGTCTCCTTGAGATGATTTTCCAATAACTTTGTGCCAATTGCTGTCATACTCTttggtttagaaaaaaaaaatcttcattcaaTCAAGACAACTTCACTTAGTTAAATTTCCCCCATACAGAGAATTGTAGGAAAATTACAGTAGTTGATTTCAGGCCATCATCATTAAGTCAATGCAGGGCTTTAGAAAATGAATGCAAATTACAAATGTGGAGCTGTGTAATTGAACATCAAATAGTCCAAGTGGTAGAAGTCATAGATGAGCTGTCTCTCCGCTCTGCTCAGGTCCTTTAAGTACCGCCTTACCACTCGAGCGCTGGTTCTTTCATCAGAGGAGTGCCGATCCTTAAAGTTTGGAAACTTCAGCTCCTTTGGAGCACCAATCAGCTGGAGAAAGTAATTGGCATCTTCTTCCAATGATTCAAACTTCCCTACAAAGTTGTAGTTGATCAAACACGGATAACACAGTTTGCTGACCCGTTCCCAGTGGATATCCATTCCTACTGGACGGTGAGCATCCAGCAAATAGGAGACGAATTCTTTGAATTTCACTCCAGATCCATTATTCACTGTTTCTGCATAGACATTTGGTCGGTATTTCTTTATAATTGCCTTCCCAAACACTGGATGGTAATAACTATTGGGATGCTCGAATTTATCTCTAAATGCTGACACTAATCTTTCCATGGGATCTCGAACAAACACAACTTTGGTATAGGTATTCAAACGCATGTATATTCCTTTTAAGTCAAAGCTATTTAATGTCTTCAGATGCTTCCCATAGTGCACAGTACCATGAGAAATATTGTATGTAGAGGAAGCTAATCCATTTAGGACCATCAGAACCCTTTTCCAATTAGAGCAGCCAGCCTTTGGTACTTCACAGTACAGGATTTTGTGTTTGTCTTCTACATAGATCCTAGATACCATTCGAAAAAGGTTGGACGGGGGATCATTTACTCCACCGTATTTCTTGCAAAACTCATGAAGGAAAGACCTACGTTTCTCTTGGGTTGCACCTGCTTTCTGCCAACTGTGGCCTTGGACTGAACTTTTGTTTAAGGGCTGAGTGACCAATGGCCAGTTCATTTCAATGGGCTTCTGAAAGACTTGAGGCTCAGCTCCTTGATATGTTCCTATTAAGTTATCTGTTGATGACTGGGGAGCTGCTCTGTTCTCCCCTTGTGAATAGGTTCTTTTCCATAAAACCCTAGTTGGTCTCCCCAAGTTGAGTGGATTTCCTGTTTTCTTGTTTAGGTCCTCAGGCATGTGTACCTCAGAGTTCTGTTAAAATAGGAAAAAGACATATTAGATGCACATTTAGAAGTCTGTGGATAGTGGATAAATAACTTTGCATATTTGTTTTCAGATGTTACAGAGAAGAGCATCCTAAGTATAAGCTGGGAGAAACAATTTAGCAAGGCAGGCTGAATATACAATTTATAGTAAGATTTTTATTCACAGAAAAtccagcaataaaaacaaaaattagtatCCTTAAGAAAGAGATGAGAGGGCCCTGAAAGTTCTGTCTTGATTTTGCCTGTAATGCAATGGAATAAACCTCAGTCATTCTGTGCCTTAGTGACTCACTGAGTCAGCTATCTCCAAGTAGTATTACTGAATGGCCATGCAACCCAGACAACAACaatcttttgttgttttaggGGCAGGTACTTTGTAATATATAGAAGAGTTTAAATTCATAAACTACAACTTAAAATTGTAACAAGACTAATTATCAAACCCTAACAAACATTTCAGTTTCATCAGAGTTTACCAAAAGTAATGTATCTGttcatttgaaaaacattttgttttcaattcatTTATCACGACAATGTGAGTTATAGTCACAATATCATATActtttattcatgtataaaaCTTTCCATCTTCCCGACTTGAAGAAAGAGTTAAGAACCCAGAATGATCTTTGATGTCTTATtgtgtaaaattatattaaaagtaGATTGAGCTATTATTCCTGTTGCCCGATTTACTAGCCCACTTTCTAAGTGGTTatcttttaattatttccttcctATAATTTGCATTGGCTGGGACAGGGAAGCCATGGAACTTGGGATTTATACGTGGCATTTCTAATAAGAACAAAACTCTTGAAGACATTGGCTTTTACTCTAAGTAGGCTAAGGAGCTATTGGAGGGCTGTGAACAGAGAGTGGGCATGATTTCACTTAGACTTGGAAAAGATAGGTGATAAATGTTTAGGATCTTCAATGTGTTATTTGgaaatttacaaataaatgatGTATGGAGAGGGTAATACATGGCACAACCAGAGTACAGGTAGAGGAAGTAGGAagacatttttagatttattatttatattcccTGGGTCTACAATGGTCTATAGATGATGGTAGTTGCCCTCAAATTTTTCAGATGAATGGACTTCAGTCTTCAAAGATAACTAAGAATTTTCTACTAACTGAGCGAAAGGGCAGAGAAACAAGTACTGGAGCCACCTTCAGACATCCTGGGCTCCACCACCTTAAACATAAGAGGGCCAAGAGGAGTTTGTGAAGTATCTCTACTTATCATAAACCTCTGTGTAGCCATGTAGACAAACTGCCTCAAATCGTCTAAATTGTTTAGTTGAAGTCTCAACTCTAAAGCTCTTTATCTGCTATCTTTACCAGAGATTGCCAGGATTCTTCAAAGCCCCAGTTCCTTCTTTGTTCTGATCAATGATTTATGGTCCATAAAGTTGTCATCAATTATATATGACTTTTCTGTACATTTGAAAGATCACAGAAATACACAGGacgtgtggaggcccacagaggttttctagtgagatccaagcttgttttacccagcagagctgcaatagatgattgcttgaccatgtgcatggttaccatgtgattggaagggtctacacctGGCTGAGCTAGGGGAAGGTCTTTGCTCCACCCATTGACATtcttataaatagccctttagaagagacggaaggggccagtggataatgatccaggccatTCAGAGGCTATCcagtgtttctatctgtctctctctctcctctatatttccaTCTAAATTTCTTGTGCTTCTCTCCTCAAGAATACCCTAGAGAAAAAGTAGGGGCTGGTCTCCCACAGGACTGTAACAAGCTGCCACTATTGTGTATATCACTAATGCCTCTATTAtcagtacaaataaaaaatcataattaTTGTTACTTCAGGAA
Proteins encoded in this region:
- the Chst9 gene encoding carbohydrate sulfotransferase 9, with the translated sequence MPEDLNKKTGNPLNLGRPTRVLWKRTYSQGENRAAPQSSTDNLIGTYQGAEPQVFQKPIEMNWPLVTQPLNKSSVQGHSWQKAGATQEKRRSFLHEFCKKYGGVNDPPSNLFRMVSRIYVEDKHKILYCEVPKAGCSNWKRVLMVLNGLASSTYNISHGTVHYGKHLKTLNSFDLKGIYMRLNTYTKVVFVRDPMERLVSAFRDKFEHPNSYYHPVFGKAIIKKYRPNVYAETVNNGSGVKFKEFVSYLLDAHRPVGMDIHWERVSKLCYPCLINYNFVGKFESLEEDANYFLQLIGAPKELKFPNFKDRHSSDERTSARVVRRYLKDLSRAERQLIYDFYHLDYLMFNYTAPHL